The following proteins are encoded in a genomic region of Comamonas resistens:
- a CDS encoding O-antigen ligase family protein codes for MILIMGLLWSMSFDRLFSAAGWGYGTKYALAALSLWYLSKTGVRLSAIVWGLACGALGALAIAAYQAGVLKMPRVSGFTNAIQYGGIAMYLGFAAVAVAILGRWGKWQAAALGLLGACGILASFLSDSRGSWVVTPLLIAAIWLMAWLNGFKKLASMAAAIMVVLGVLIAVPAYNKLEQRTQEASREVSEYLQDPQKYATTSVGQRLEQWRLAIHLIEQRPISGWGLAGYPAAKQKMVDQGLAHPSVMEYGHAHNEILDMWVKRGLLGLILLLLFYAVPAIIFWPTHKRLNRVHEEMRSKALALRAAATLLPLAYFGFGWTQVFFAHNSGNMFYIFGLAVLWGGICRLEAQSGASPQA; via the coding sequence ATGATTTTGATCATGGGCCTGCTTTGGAGCATGTCCTTCGATCGTCTGTTCTCTGCTGCTGGCTGGGGATATGGCACCAAATATGCGCTGGCGGCCCTGAGTCTATGGTATCTCAGCAAGACTGGCGTGCGGCTTTCCGCAATTGTCTGGGGGCTGGCATGTGGAGCCCTGGGCGCACTGGCCATTGCCGCCTATCAGGCTGGCGTTCTCAAAATGCCACGCGTCAGCGGATTCACCAACGCCATTCAATATGGCGGTATTGCCATGTATCTGGGCTTTGCCGCAGTTGCTGTGGCCATCCTCGGACGCTGGGGTAAATGGCAGGCAGCGGCCTTGGGCCTGCTGGGAGCCTGCGGGATCCTGGCCTCTTTTCTTTCGGACTCGCGCGGTTCATGGGTGGTAACGCCGCTGCTGATCGCGGCGATCTGGCTCATGGCCTGGCTTAATGGCTTCAAGAAGCTGGCCAGCATGGCTGCTGCCATCATGGTAGTGCTTGGTGTGCTCATTGCCGTGCCTGCCTATAACAAACTGGAGCAGCGCACCCAGGAGGCAAGCCGGGAAGTCTCTGAATATCTGCAGGACCCTCAAAAATATGCCACCACATCGGTAGGTCAGCGCTTGGAGCAATGGCGTCTGGCCATCCATCTGATCGAGCAACGCCCGATCTCTGGCTGGGGTCTGGCCGGCTACCCCGCAGCCAAGCAGAAGATGGTGGATCAAGGTCTGGCTCACCCGTCCGTGATGGAGTACGGGCACGCCCACAATGAAATCCTCGACATGTGGGTCAAGCGCGGCTTGCTGGGTCTGATTCTGCTGCTGCTTTTCTATGCAGTCCCTGCGATCATCTTCTGGCCTACGCACAAGCGGCTGAATAGGGTGCACGAGGAAATGCGTTCCAAGGCTTTGGCCTTACGCGCAGCCGCAACCCTGCTGCCTCTGGCGTACTTTGGCTTTGGCTGGACCCAGGTCTTCTTTGCCCACAACAGCGGCAATATGTTCTATATCTTCGGCCTGGCCGTACTCTGGGGCGGGATCTGTCGCCTGGAGGCCCAATCCGGCGCTTCGCCTCAAGCCTGA
- a CDS encoding glycosyltransferase family 25 protein, with protein sequence MSSLPVVFINLSKDVERRDRMTTQLEQMGLRASRLPAVWWSDLPADEQRRYFSSAESRGRYFKPLGNGEKGCYCSHLKAWQSLLQSNEPALVVFEDDVKLLDSLPQALAAIKALPSDGSWDMIKLYGREQEKIANQGPLVEGALQLISYQRVPSFAAGYVVSRAGAEKLLKTRIPFDRPVDVDLRFWFENGLRIFGVYPSVIALDDTSEVSSIWAQKEARATVLQKIRKFKMKLALNWGNFCAKAPHVSEVLKR encoded by the coding sequence ATGTCGTCATTGCCCGTGGTTTTTATCAATTTGTCCAAGGATGTAGAGCGTCGTGATCGCATGACGACTCAGCTAGAGCAGATGGGCCTGAGGGCATCTCGCCTCCCCGCCGTGTGGTGGTCAGATTTGCCAGCCGATGAGCAACGGCGGTATTTTTCGTCCGCGGAGAGCCGAGGCCGTTACTTCAAGCCATTGGGTAATGGAGAAAAGGGTTGCTATTGCAGCCACCTCAAGGCATGGCAGTCGCTGCTGCAGAGCAATGAACCCGCCCTGGTGGTTTTTGAGGATGACGTCAAACTACTGGACAGCTTGCCGCAGGCTTTGGCCGCGATCAAGGCACTGCCGAGCGATGGCAGCTGGGACATGATCAAACTCTATGGGCGTGAGCAGGAGAAGATTGCCAATCAAGGCCCCTTGGTCGAGGGGGCCCTGCAACTGATCTCTTACCAGCGAGTGCCGAGCTTTGCGGCTGGCTATGTCGTCAGCAGGGCAGGCGCCGAAAAATTGCTGAAGACGCGCATTCCGTTTGACAGGCCTGTGGATGTGGACCTGCGCTTCTGGTTTGAGAACGGGCTGCGTATCTTTGGCGTCTATCCCTCTGTCATCGCCTTGGATGACACCAGCGAAGTCAGCAGCATCTGGGCACAGAAAGAGGCGCGGGCAACCGTGCTGCAGAAAATACGCAAGTTCAAAATGAAGCTTGCGCTCAACTGGGGCAACTTCTGTGCAAAAGCTCCCCATGTGTCCGAAGTGCTCAAGCGTTAA
- a CDS encoding glycosyltransferase — MRILHFVTGGFSGATQVAIDLSLAALHTPGYEVMLVLRRKPSTDDARVEKLRQQGLQVHVVSNWMHAITVWELRKVIRGFKPDAVFAHGFSDHIWGRRAAAAEQVPHIFHVEHNSRERYTPRRLRQALALEPLTQAHIGVSEGVKTSLIERGFPPEKCLAICNGIDLERFPQSTQPLRWQEREPAIYMASRFARQKDHASLIKALGILRRQGCTPTLYLAGGGKSALKAKAEQLVSELGLTQQVRFLGNVSDLPLRLSQTQIFVLATHWEGMPLALVEGMAAGCACVVSDVIGAREVITPEVNGLRVPESDPEALAQALKKLLDNPELAQNLGLAARDHALNHYGREHMWQQYQKLLPVNA, encoded by the coding sequence ATGCGTATTCTGCATTTCGTCACCGGAGGATTTTCCGGAGCCACCCAGGTTGCCATCGACCTCAGCCTGGCGGCTTTGCATACGCCGGGATACGAAGTCATGCTGGTGCTCAGGCGCAAGCCCAGCACTGATGACGCCAGGGTCGAGAAGCTGCGCCAGCAGGGCCTTCAGGTCCATGTGGTTTCCAACTGGATGCACGCCATCACCGTCTGGGAGTTGCGCAAGGTCATTCGCGGCTTCAAGCCCGATGCGGTCTTTGCCCATGGATTCAGCGACCATATCTGGGGGCGGCGTGCTGCCGCAGCAGAGCAGGTGCCACATATCTTTCATGTGGAACACAATTCCAGAGAGCGCTACACACCGCGCAGACTGCGGCAGGCTCTGGCGCTTGAGCCGCTTACGCAGGCCCATATCGGGGTCTCGGAAGGCGTCAAGACCAGCCTAATCGAACGGGGCTTCCCCCCTGAGAAATGCCTGGCCATTTGCAACGGCATCGACCTGGAGCGTTTTCCACAGTCCACCCAGCCCTTGCGCTGGCAGGAACGCGAACCCGCCATTTACATGGCCTCACGCTTCGCCCGCCAGAAAGACCATGCCAGCCTGATCAAGGCTCTAGGCATACTCAGGCGCCAAGGCTGCACGCCCACCCTCTATCTCGCCGGCGGCGGTAAAAGCGCTCTCAAAGCCAAGGCCGAACAGCTGGTGTCGGAGCTGGGTCTGACACAACAAGTCCGCTTTCTTGGCAACGTTTCCGATCTTCCCCTGCGCCTCTCTCAAACCCAGATCTTTGTGCTTGCTACACATTGGGAAGGCATGCCTCTGGCTCTGGTTGAAGGCATGGCAGCAGGGTGCGCCTGCGTCGTGTCAGATGTGATTGGCGCACGGGAAGTCATCACCCCCGAGGTCAATGGTCTGCGTGTACCGGAGTCCGATCCCGAGGCCCTGGCCCAGGCTCTGAAAAAGCTATTGGATAACCCGGAGCTTGCGCAAAATCTCGGCCTGGCGGCACGCGACCATGCCCTGAATCACTATGGGCGCGAGCATATGTGGCAGCAATATCAAAAACTGCTTCCCGTTAACGCTTGA
- a CDS encoding zinc-finger domain-containing protein produces MTTNAVVELAAKDLNAQGGVFCPSPKADMKLWNSHPKVYLDVAKTGEAKCPYCGTAYRLKAGEVFAGGH; encoded by the coding sequence ATGACCACGAACGCCGTCGTCGAACTGGCCGCCAAAGACCTCAATGCCCAAGGTGGCGTGTTCTGCCCCAGCCCCAAGGCCGATATGAAGCTGTGGAACAGCCACCCCAAGGTCTATCTGGATGTGGCCAAGACCGGCGAAGCCAAGTGCCCATACTGCGGCACAGCCTACCGTCTGAAGGCTGGCGAGGTGTTTGCGGGCGGTCATTGA
- a CDS encoding branched-chain amino acid transaminase, with protein MSPVVPSMSDRDGKIWMDGQLVEWRDAKIHVLTHTLHYGCGAFEGVRAYETDKGTAIFRLEEHTKRLFNSAKILRMQIPFTQEQVNQAQVEVVKANGLKSCYLRPLTWIGDRKLGVSPKGNSIHLMVAAWAWGAYLGEEGMQRGIRTKISSYTRHHVNITMSQAKAVSNYTNSILANTEALDDGYDEAILLDASGFVSEGSGENIFVIKDGVVYTPDLSAGALNGITRNTVLHICKDLGLEVVQKRITRDELYISDELFFTGTAAEVTPIREVDRVQIGEGRRGPITEKIQSAYFDIVNGRNPKYAHWLTLV; from the coding sequence ATGAGCCCTGTAGTTCCTTCGATGTCCGACCGCGACGGCAAGATCTGGATGGATGGTCAACTGGTGGAGTGGCGCGACGCCAAGATCCATGTGCTGACCCACACGCTGCACTACGGCTGCGGCGCCTTTGAAGGCGTGCGCGCTTATGAGACCGACAAGGGCACGGCCATCTTCCGCCTGGAAGAGCACACCAAGCGCCTGTTCAACAGCGCCAAGATCCTGCGCATGCAGATCCCGTTCACCCAGGAGCAGGTCAATCAGGCACAGGTCGAGGTGGTCAAGGCCAACGGCCTCAAGTCCTGCTATCTGCGCCCGCTGACCTGGATCGGCGACCGCAAGCTGGGCGTGAGCCCCAAGGGCAACAGCATCCACCTGATGGTCGCCGCCTGGGCTTGGGGCGCCTACCTGGGCGAGGAAGGCATGCAGCGCGGCATCCGCACCAAGATTTCCAGCTACACCCGCCACCATGTGAACATCACCATGAGCCAGGCCAAGGCGGTGAGCAACTACACCAACTCCATCCTGGCCAATACCGAAGCGCTGGACGATGGCTACGACGAGGCCATCCTGCTGGACGCCTCGGGCTTTGTGTCCGAAGGCTCGGGCGAGAACATCTTCGTCATCAAGGACGGCGTGGTCTACACCCCCGACCTGTCCGCCGGTGCCCTCAACGGCATCACCCGCAACACCGTGCTGCACATCTGCAAGGACCTGGGCCTGGAAGTGGTGCAAAAGCGCATCACCCGCGACGAGTTGTATATCTCGGACGAGCTGTTCTTCACCGGCACCGCCGCCGAAGTCACACCCATCCGCGAGGTGGACCGCGTGCAGATCGGCGAAGGCCGCCGCGGCCCGATTACCGAAAAAATCCAGTCGGCCTACTTTGACATCGTCAACGGCCGCAACCCCAAGTACGCCCACTGGCTGACCTTGGTGTAA
- a CDS encoding glycerate kinase, with the protein MNLRNILVPLGMIVLVIAAHRSAGWPGVAAVVGGIIMWVLLHFTRLMSVMRKASSRPIGYVGSAVMLNAKLKPKVPLVHVVAMTRSLGQRLSEEGQDPEIYRWTDGTDSHVTCEFVKGRLMKWTLKRPDAAGSSTTPEPETTAAPSSTTAP; encoded by the coding sequence ATGAATTTACGCAATATTTTGGTCCCTCTAGGCATGATCGTGCTGGTCATTGCTGCACACCGCTCGGCGGGTTGGCCCGGCGTGGCGGCAGTCGTTGGCGGCATCATCATGTGGGTGCTGCTGCATTTCACCCGCCTGATGTCCGTCATGAGGAAGGCATCGAGCCGCCCTATCGGCTATGTCGGTAGCGCCGTGATGCTCAATGCCAAGCTCAAGCCCAAGGTTCCGTTGGTACATGTGGTCGCCATGACCCGTTCCCTGGGTCAGCGTCTGTCTGAAGAGGGGCAGGACCCCGAGATCTACCGCTGGACGGACGGTACCGACTCCCATGTGACCTGCGAATTTGTCAAAGGTCGGCTCATGAAGTGGACGCTCAAGCGCCCCGATGCCGCAGGCAGTAGCACCACGCCTGAACCAGAAACAACAGCTGCACCATCGAGCACCACTGCCCCCTAA